The Candidatus Eisenbacteria bacterium genomic sequence CGCTGGAGGAGTAGGAGGAGATGGCGGTCATCAGCCCGTTCCAGGCCACACGCTACGACGCGGCCCGCGTGGGGAGCCTCCGCGACGTCATCGGGCCGCCGTACGACGTGATCTCGCCCGCCGAGCAGGCGGCGCTGTACGACCGGAGCCCCTACAACGTCGTCCGCCTGATCCTGGCGCGCGAGACGCCGCGGGCCCCCGCCGCCGCGCGCACGCTCGGCGAGTGGGTGGTCGCGAAGGCGCTCGTGCGCGACCCGGTTCCGGCTCTTTACCTCTATCGGCAGACGTTCCGGCTGCCCGGCGGCCGCGAGCTCACGCGCGAGGGCCTTCTCTGCCGCCTGCAGCTCGAAACGTTCGCGAGCGGCATCGTGCGGCCGCACGAGCGGACGTTCCCGGGACCCAAGGCCGACCGGCTGGCGCTGCTGCGCGCCACCGGGGCGTATCTGTCGCCCATCTTCGGCCTCTACGCCGGCACGGCCGGCGCGTCGCTGCGCGACCTCTACGGCAACGTCGACGATGCGGCGCCGATCGAGGACGTGACCGACCCCGGAGGCGAGGTGCATCGCGTGTGGCGGATCGCCGACGTCGAGACCATCGCGCGCATCCAGGCCCTGCTCGCGCCGGAGGCGATCCTCATCGCCGACGGTCACCATCGCTACGAGACCGCGCTCACGCATCGCGACGAGGGCGGACCGCCGTACGTGCTGGCGTACCTGGCCGACATGCACGACCCCGGCCTGGTGATCCTGCCGACGCACCGGCTCGTGCACGGAGCGCTGCCGCTCGACGCGCGTGCGCTCGAAGCGCGGCTCGCCGAATCCTTCACGGTGGGCCCGCGCCCAGCGGGCACGCCGCGCGCCCCCGGCGAGATCGACTGCATCCTGCCGGGCCGCCAGCTCCGCCTGCGCGCGCTGCCGGCGGCGCAGTCCCGGGTCGCGGGCGTTCCGGCACCGCTGCGCGCGCTCGACGTCACGCTCTTCGAGCGGGCGATCCTCGAGC encodes the following:
- a CDS encoding DUF1015 domain-containing protein — protein: MAVISPFQATRYDAARVGSLRDVIGPPYDVISPAEQAALYDRSPYNVVRLILARETPRAPAAARTLGEWVVAKALVRDPVPALYLYRQTFRLPGGRELTREGLLCRLQLETFASGIVRPHERTFPGPKADRLALLRATGAYLSPIFGLYAGTAGASLRDLYGNVDDAAPIEDVTDPGGEVHRVWRIADVETIARIQALLAPEAILIADGHHRYETALTHRDEGGPPYVLAYLADMHDPGLVILPTHRLVHGALPLDARALEARLAESFTVGPRPAGTPRAPGEIDCILPGRQLRLRALPAAQSRVAGVPAPLRALDVTLFERAILEPILGLDTHGLEFTHDDAEAEAAVPGRASAAFLVNPPSIDAVRAVCLAGEVMPQKSTYFFPKLADGIVFDLFDPRWSR